In a genomic window of Cygnus atratus isolate AKBS03 ecotype Queensland, Australia chromosome 23, CAtr_DNAZoo_HiC_assembly, whole genome shotgun sequence:
- the E2F2 gene encoding transcription factor E2F2 isoform X2, whose translation MLRLPRGVSPAPGGGAALPPPSAQRPPKKAVPAMGSSERGGSALCSPPLPAACCSRGSWQGGGCGAAPRGGGCLFATPQSPHLRTLRSASAGRLPAKRKLDLEGLDFRTPKGKGRALVQVPSPRTPKSPGEKTRYDTSLGLLTKKFIHLLSESADGVLDLNRAAEVLGVQKRRIYDITNVLEGIQLIRKKSKNNIQWMGTGIFEDAAVAAKQQALRGELAELAKAERALEQLLQDCALQLRQLTDHEDNQRLAYVTYQDLRTISNFQEQTVIAVKAPPETRLEVPDISEDNLQLHLKSTNGPIEVYLCPEEITDDSPTKQHGVPSAATPPPQDSSTHPSLQNNPEPPSTSPQPLHGHRAPSLSPSLPLSSPGGPGSLLEVGTGLLGSPQHLLQQTEDQLPCAPSYLDSAPFVTFSPPLEQDDYLWGLEDGKGISDLFEAYDLGELLKN comes from the exons ATGCTGCGGCTGCCCCGGGgagtgtccccagccccgggggggggcgcggcccTCCCGCCCCCCTCTGCCCAgcgcccccccaaaaaagccgTGCCGGCCATGGGCTCCTCGGAGCGGGGGGGCTCCGCTTTGTGCAGCCCCCCGCTGCccgcagcctgctgcagccggggctcctggcagggggggggctgcggggccgctccccggggggggggctgcctcTTCGCCaccccccagagcccccaccTCAGGACCCTCCGATCGGCCTCGGCGGGACGGCTGCCG gCCAAGAGGAAACTGGACCTGGAGGGCCTCGACTTCCGCACGCCcaaggggaagggcagggcgCTGGTGcaggtccccagccccagga CCCCCAAATCCCCCGGGGAGAAGACGCGCTACGACACCTCGCTGGGGCTGCTCACCAAGAAGTTCATCCACCTGCTGAGCGAGTCGGCCGACGGCGTGCTGGACCTCAACCGCGCCGCCgaggtgctgggggtgcagaAGCGGCGCATCTACGACATCACCAACGTGCTGGAGGGCATCCAGCTCATCCGCAAGAAGTCCAAGAACAACATCCAGTGGAT GGGGACGGGGATCTTCGAGGATGCGGCGGTGGCGGCCAAGCAGCAGGCGCTGCGCGGGGAGCTGGCCGAGCTGGCCAAGGCGGAGCGGGcgctggagcagctcctgcaggactGCGCCCTGCAGCTCCGGCAGCTGACGGACCACGAGGACAACCAGAG GCTGGCGTACGTCACCTACCAGGACCTCCGCACCATCAGCAACTTCCAGGAGCAGACGGTGATCGCCGTGAAGGCTCCCCCCGAGACGAGGCTGGAGGTGCCGGACATCAGCGAG GACAACCTGCAGCTCCACCTGAAGAGCACCAACGGCCCCATCGAGGTGTACCTGTGCCCGGAGGAGATCACAGACGACAGCCCCACCAAGCAGCACGGCGTCCCCTCTGCTGCCACTCCCCCCCCGCAGGACAGCAGCACCCACCCCTCCCTACAAAACAaccccgagccccccagcacATCCCCGCAGCCCCTCCACGGGCACCGTGCCCCgtccttgtccccatccctgcccctctccagcccgggggggcccggctccctgctggaggtggggacggggctgctgggctccccccagcacctcctgcagcagacGGAGGAccagctgccctgtgccccctCCTACCTGGACTCGGCCCCCTTTGTCACCTTCTCGCCCCCCCTGGAGCAGGACGACTACCTCTGGGGGCTGGAGGACGGCAAGGGCATCAGCGACCTCTTCGAGGCGTATGACCTGGGGGAACTGCTGAAGAACTGA
- the E2F2 gene encoding transcription factor E2F2 isoform X1, whose protein sequence is MGSSERGGSALCSPPLPAACCSRGSWQGGGCGAAPRGGGCLFATPQSPHLRTLRSASAGRLPAKRKLDLEGLDFRTPKGKGRALVQVPSPRTPKSPGEKTRYDTSLGLLTKKFIHLLSESADGVLDLNRAAEVLGVQKRRIYDITNVLEGIQLIRKKSKNNIQWMGTGIFEDAAVAAKQQALRGELAELAKAERALEQLLQDCALQLRQLTDHEDNQRYPCLGRCVATGGWGTPPSPFFSLSLPCGAVPCVQGGFSEVDTWWQRCGMGNWGRPALGPAFSYTSSLPTLAYVTYQDLRTISNFQEQTVIAVKAPPETRLEVPDISEDNLQLHLKSTNGPIEVYLCPEEITDDSPTKQHGVPSAATPPPQDSSTHPSLQNNPEPPSTSPQPLHGHRAPSLSPSLPLSSPGGPGSLLEVGTGLLGSPQHLLQQTEDQLPCAPSYLDSAPFVTFSPPLEQDDYLWGLEDGKGISDLFEAYDLGELLKN, encoded by the exons ATGGGCTCCTCGGAGCGGGGGGGCTCCGCTTTGTGCAGCCCCCCGCTGCccgcagcctgctgcagccggggctcctggcagggggggggctgcggggccgctccccggggggggggctgcctcTTCGCCaccccccagagcccccaccTCAGGACCCTCCGATCGGCCTCGGCGGGACGGCTGCCG gCCAAGAGGAAACTGGACCTGGAGGGCCTCGACTTCCGCACGCCcaaggggaagggcagggcgCTGGTGcaggtccccagccccagga CCCCCAAATCCCCCGGGGAGAAGACGCGCTACGACACCTCGCTGGGGCTGCTCACCAAGAAGTTCATCCACCTGCTGAGCGAGTCGGCCGACGGCGTGCTGGACCTCAACCGCGCCGCCgaggtgctgggggtgcagaAGCGGCGCATCTACGACATCACCAACGTGCTGGAGGGCATCCAGCTCATCCGCAAGAAGTCCAAGAACAACATCCAGTGGAT GGGGACGGGGATCTTCGAGGATGCGGCGGTGGCGGCCAAGCAGCAGGCGCTGCGCGGGGAGCTGGCCGAGCTGGCCAAGGCGGAGCGGGcgctggagcagctcctgcaggactGCGCCCTGCAGCTCCGGCAGCTGACGGACCACGAGGACAACCAGAGATATCCTTGCCTGGGGAGATGCGTGGCCacggggggctgggggacccCTCCGAgtccctttttctccctttcgCTTCCCTGCGGGGCTGTCCCGTGTGTCCAGGGGGGGTTCTCGGAGGTCGATACCTGGTGGCAGCGCTGTGGGATGGGGAACTGGGGCCGTCCCGCTCTTGGTCCTGCTTTTTCCTATACCTCGTCCTTGCCCACGCTGGCGTACGTCACCTACCAGGACCTCCGCACCATCAGCAACTTCCAGGAGCAGACGGTGATCGCCGTGAAGGCTCCCCCCGAGACGAGGCTGGAGGTGCCGGACATCAGCGAG GACAACCTGCAGCTCCACCTGAAGAGCACCAACGGCCCCATCGAGGTGTACCTGTGCCCGGAGGAGATCACAGACGACAGCCCCACCAAGCAGCACGGCGTCCCCTCTGCTGCCACTCCCCCCCCGCAGGACAGCAGCACCCACCCCTCCCTACAAAACAaccccgagccccccagcacATCCCCGCAGCCCCTCCACGGGCACCGTGCCCCgtccttgtccccatccctgcccctctccagcccgggggggcccggctccctgctggaggtggggacggggctgctgggctccccccagcacctcctgcagcagacGGAGGAccagctgccctgtgccccctCCTACCTGGACTCGGCCCCCTTTGTCACCTTCTCGCCCCCCCTGGAGCAGGACGACTACCTCTGGGGGCTGGAGGACGGCAAGGGCATCAGCGACCTCTTCGAGGCGTATGACCTGGGGGAACTGCTGAAGAACTGA
- the ID3 gene encoding DNA-binding protein inhibitor ID-3 — protein MKAISPVRSVRSCYEAVCCLSEQSLAIARSSSNKSPALEEPMSLLYDMNDCYSKLRELVPGIPQGTKMSQVEILQHVIDYIFDLQIVLEEEAKGRDPSSEATLLSLKAAELASELCSKDESALCH, from the exons ATGAAAGCCATCAGCCCGGTGAGGTCCGTCAGGAGCTGCTACGAGGCCGTGTGCTGCCTCTCGGAGCAGAGCCTGGCCATCgcccgcagcagcagcaacaagaGCCCGGCGCTGGAGGAGCCCATGAGCCTCCTGTACGACATGAACGACTGCTACTCCAAGCTGCGGGAGCTGGTGCCGGGCATCCCGCAGGGCACCAAGATGAGCCAGGTGGAGATCCTCCAGCACGTCATCGACTACATCTTCGACCTGCAGATcgtgctggaggaggaggccaAGGGGCGCGACCCGTCCTCGGAGGCCACCCTGCTGTCCCTCAAG GCGGCCGAGCTGGCCTCCGAGCTCTGCTCCAAAGACGAGAGCGCGCTGTGCCACTAA